A window of the Ignisphaera sp. genome harbors these coding sequences:
- a CDS encoding ABC transporter permease, with product MGVRVSANHHKFLISKFKESVLLYTLFKNRRFMIGLVMFLVLLLMGLVGSLLYPRDPLAFAEYPPDLPPSLEFPLGTDRGGRDVFAQFLHGIRMSLYVGFLTAIISTIIGLVIGVTAGIKGGVLDETLMGLTNLVLAIPSWLVALLIASITPAEQRGPEFMGLLLGIFSWPWFARAVRAQFQSLREREFVALSRMAGYGDLRIAFEDLLPQVGAFIVSSFAGLMATGIGGEAGLAIIGVGMTRYVSLGMILFWAGTYQAYIKGTWWLFLPAGIAMIILMVSLQMISVGLEQLFNPRLREI from the coding sequence ATGGGTGTAAGGGTTTCAGCGAATCATCACAAGTTTCTTATCTCGAAATTTAAAGAATCAGTATTGTTGTATACATTGTTTAAGAATAGACGATTTATGATAGGTCTAGTTATGTTCCTAGTTCTACTGTTGATGGGTTTGGTAGGATCATTACTATATCCGAGAGATCCTCTAGCATTTGCTGAATATCCTCCAGACTTGCCTCCATCTCTAGAATTTCCTCTGGGAACAGACAGAGGTGGTAGAGATGTATTTGCACAATTCCTACATGGTATACGGATGTCGCTATATGTTGGATTTCTAACAGCGATAATATCTACAATAATAGGATTAGTAATAGGAGTGACTGCAGGGATAAAGGGGGGAGTGCTAGATGAGACATTAATGGGTTTAACAAATCTTGTACTGGCTATACCATCGTGGTTAGTAGCTTTGCTCATAGCATCAATAACACCAGCGGAACAACGAGGACCAGAATTCATGGGATTGCTACTAGGTATATTCTCTTGGCCATGGTTTGCAAGAGCTGTTAGAGCCCAGTTCCAGAGCTTAAGAGAAAGAGAATTTGTAGCATTATCAAGAATGGCGGGATACGGAGATCTAAGGATAGCATTTGAAGATCTACTTCCACAAGTTGGAGCATTTATAGTTTCATCATTTGCAGGATTGATGGCAACAGGTATTGGTGGCGAAGCGGGCTTAGCTATAATTGGTGTAGGAATGACTAGATATGTATCTTTAGGAATGATCTTGTTCTGGGCCGGCACATATCAAGCATATATAAAAGGTACGTGGTGGTTATTTCTTCCAGCAGGTATAGCAATGATTATACTAATGGTATCGTTACAGATGATTTCAGTAGGGCTTGAACAACTATTCAATCCAAGATTAAGAGAAATCTAA
- a CDS encoding 30S ribosomal protein S7, giving the protein MSTESATQQVKELPITDLSSLKLFGKWSYIDIVVTDPSLKKYISLKPVIVAHTGGRHARRRFGKAEVPIVERLVNKLMRKAKNIGKKHLAYNIVKMAFEIVNLKTNENPLQVFVRAIENTAPREETTRIIYGGIVYHVAVDVAPMRRIDLALRHIAEGAYLCSFRSSKPIEECLADEIVAAASYDTKSYAIQRKEEIERIALSSR; this is encoded by the coding sequence ATGTCTACTGAGTCAGCTACTCAGCAAGTAAAAGAACTTCCAATAACTGATTTAAGTTCATTAAAGCTGTTTGGTAAATGGAGCTACATAGATATTGTTGTGACAGATCCAAGTCTAAAGAAATACATATCGCTAAAACCTGTAATAGTTGCACATACAGGAGGGCGTCATGCAAGAAGAAGATTTGGCAAAGCTGAAGTACCTATAGTCGAACGACTGGTAAATAAGCTGATGAGGAAGGCTAAGAATATTGGTAAGAAGCATCTCGCTTACAATATAGTCAAAATGGCTTTTGAGATAGTAAACCTCAAAACAAATGAAAATCCTTTGCAAGTATTTGTGCGAGCTATTGAGAATACAGCTCCAAGAGAGGAAACAACAAGGATAATATATGGAGGTATAGTGTACCATGTGGCTGTTGATGTTGCACCGATGAGAAGAATAGATCTAGCTTTAAGGCATATAGCTGAAGGAGCTTACTTATGTTCATTTAGGTCTTCTAAACCTATCGAAGAATGTCTAGCAGATGAGATAGTGGCAGCAGCTAGTTATGATACCAAGAGCTACGCCATTCAGAGGAAAGAGGAAATAGAGCGTATAGCTTTAAGCTCTAGATAG
- a CDS encoding ABC transporter substrate-binding protein, whose product MYMIKYKVVILSILTTALITLSVFASLPTKAQATTPRQQTLIIAYSGTTPTLNWNPLATGAIGIEDNARHLLFLPYSALNGYNLRWTFILTKSLELRGDEIVGRIRLWDEARWSDGTPLTVDDIIGSFNLSRTIGGGWWGDWFLYNYAKVDEKTVDYYIGRRPGQDLPKREDIRSVVQGGIMYGRPIPYHVLKPLVDSMGDAIKTQWRNDDPKKQVVSGPYKLYYYDSVQIVYERIDDWWGKNIFGLPAPKYITFVYFRDAQQAVMALINGEVDFYSGYIPNPADIIRAGLGTWYKDTPYFLQGGASWLHFNFARPYFQDIAVRRAIAWTMPWNQIIQYALLGLSVQPSMTGLADMYPHLKDFVNKDACRTYWGTETCRPQQNITKAIEILNAAGIVDNDGDGIRELPDGTSLKFTISVPAAWTTHVVAAQLIANALKQIGMSVIVDTLDYRVWDQNIRRGEFDATIGWGVGGAIGTATPFTDLYGNMFEYANYKQWALWSSYTDDEVTSFINEMNSNYLFPERLKRVVWTFQERIVFEKLPAVPVFHNPVWYAYNTKYWEGFPNAESPPEEQFVMSWWGATPWYFLIRPKGQQRATPWFLKHVSEGGASIHGWYDLFASQAKCIYDAEFIKWEAKPPVATTTPTPSPTPTPSPTPTPSPTPTPSPTPTPSPTPTPSPTPTPSPTPTPTTVISEVVTTTVKVISTVTITSTSIVTQPASISTVVETVTQTDWSLTIVLAVVMLVVGLAVGYLVKRK is encoded by the coding sequence ATGTATATGATTAAATATAAAGTAGTTATATTATCGATATTGACAACAGCATTAATAACGCTCTCAGTGTTTGCTTCACTTCCCACAAAAGCACAAGCGACAACACCAAGACAACAAACCCTTATTATAGCTTATTCAGGTACAACTCCAACATTAAACTGGAATCCTTTAGCAACTGGAGCAATAGGTATTGAAGATAATGCTAGACATTTGCTATTCTTACCCTATTCCGCACTCAATGGTTATAACCTGCGCTGGACGTTCATATTAACTAAGAGCCTTGAGTTACGAGGAGACGAGATTGTTGGCAGGATAAGACTATGGGATGAAGCAAGATGGAGTGATGGAACACCTCTAACTGTTGACGATATAATAGGTAGTTTCAACTTGAGTAGAACAATTGGTGGAGGTTGGTGGGGTGATTGGTTCTTATACAACTATGCTAAAGTGGATGAAAAAACAGTAGACTATTACATAGGTAGAAGACCTGGTCAAGATTTGCCAAAAAGAGAAGACATAAGATCTGTAGTACAAGGAGGAATTATGTACGGAAGACCTATACCATATCATGTTCTAAAACCTTTAGTGGATAGTATGGGTGATGCTATAAAGACACAGTGGCGTAATGATGATCCAAAGAAGCAGGTTGTTTCAGGACCCTACAAGCTATACTACTATGACTCTGTACAGATAGTATACGAGAGAATAGATGATTGGTGGGGTAAGAATATTTTCGGTCTTCCTGCACCAAAATATATAACATTTGTCTACTTTAGAGATGCGCAACAAGCTGTTATGGCTTTAATAAATGGAGAAGTAGACTTCTACTCTGGGTATATACCAAATCCCGCAGATATAATTAGAGCAGGACTTGGCACATGGTACAAAGATACACCATACTTCCTACAAGGAGGTGCTAGCTGGCTTCACTTCAATTTCGCAAGACCCTACTTCCAAGACATAGCTGTTAGAAGAGCTATTGCATGGACAATGCCTTGGAACCAGATAATACAATATGCACTACTAGGGTTATCAGTACAGCCATCTATGACTGGATTAGCTGATATGTATCCGCATCTGAAAGATTTCGTGAATAAAGATGCTTGTAGAACGTATTGGGGTACTGAGACGTGCAGACCTCAGCAAAACATAACAAAGGCTATCGAGATACTCAATGCTGCAGGCATAGTGGACAATGATGGTGATGGCATCAGAGAACTTCCTGATGGAACTTCACTAAAATTCACAATAAGTGTGCCAGCAGCATGGACAACACATGTTGTGGCTGCACAACTTATAGCTAACGCACTTAAACAGATAGGCATGAGTGTTATAGTTGATACCCTAGATTATAGGGTATGGGACCAGAACATCAGAAGAGGAGAATTTGATGCAACAATAGGCTGGGGTGTTGGAGGAGCTATAGGTACAGCTACACCATTCACAGATCTATATGGTAACATGTTCGAATATGCTAACTACAAACAATGGGCTCTATGGAGTAGCTATACAGATGATGAAGTGACGTCATTCATAAATGAAATGAATTCCAACTATCTATTTCCAGAAAGATTGAAGAGAGTCGTATGGACTTTCCAGGAAAGAATTGTATTCGAGAAACTACCTGCAGTACCGGTATTCCACAACCCTGTATGGTATGCTTACAACACCAAGTATTGGGAAGGATTCCCCAATGCTGAAAGTCCACCAGAAGAACAATTCGTTATGTCATGGTGGGGCGCAACTCCATGGTACTTCCTGATCAGACCTAAGGGACAACAGCGTGCAACTCCATGGTTCCTAAAGCATGTATCTGAAGGAGGAGCCTCAATACATGGATGGTACGATCTCTTCGCATCACAAGCTAAATGTATATATGATGCAGAATTCATAAAGTGGGAAGCAAAGCCTCCAGTAGCTACTACTACTCCAACGCCTAGTCCTACTCCAACGCCTAGTCCTACTCCAACGCCTAGTCCTACTCCAACGCCTAGTCCTACTCCAACGCCTAGTCCTACTCCAACGCCTAGTCCTACTCCAACGCCTAGTCCTACTCCAACGCCTACTACTGTTATCTCTGAAGTCGTAACTACCACAGTTAAGGTTATATCAACTGTGACAATAACTTCAACTTCTATAGTAACTCAACCAGCCTCTATATCTACTGTTGTAGAGACTGTAACTCAAACTGATTGGTCTCTAACAATAGTATTAGCAGTAGTAATGTTAGTAGTAGGATTGGCAGTCGGATATCTAGTGAAGAGAAAGTAA
- a CDS encoding ABC transporter ATP-binding protein: protein MVLLEVKNLTKVFESGFVRKRHIVAVDNVSLSIREGEIVSLVGESGSGKTTTARMILRLLPPTSGNIYFGGKDIWKDLRSSKDVVDYWRKVHAVFQDPYSSYNPFYTIDRILNQALKLMNIDPKSPEGEKLMNEALTYVGLQPNEVLGKYPHQLSGGQRQRIMIARCWLLRPKLILADEPVSMVDASIRGAIIKLFMNMRDDYGTSVVFITHDLGLAYYVSDRILVMHKGKIVDEGTPDELLKKPKHEYTINLISSVPTLYRKWSL from the coding sequence ATGGTGCTACTTGAAGTTAAAAATCTGACTAAAGTGTTTGAGTCAGGATTTGTAAGGAAGAGACATATTGTTGCTGTCGATAATGTATCATTATCTATTAGAGAAGGAGAGATAGTTTCACTTGTTGGTGAATCCGGTTCAGGAAAAACCACAACAGCTAGGATGATCTTAAGGTTGCTACCACCTACATCAGGAAACATATATTTTGGTGGAAAAGACATCTGGAAGGACTTAAGGTCAAGTAAAGATGTGGTAGATTACTGGAGAAAAGTTCATGCAGTATTCCAAGATCCTTACTCAAGCTACAACCCATTCTACACAATAGATAGAATATTGAACCAAGCGCTCAAATTAATGAATATAGATCCTAAATCGCCCGAAGGCGAAAAGCTGATGAATGAAGCTCTAACTTACGTAGGTCTACAACCAAACGAGGTTCTAGGCAAATATCCACACCAGTTATCAGGAGGACAGAGACAAAGAATAATGATTGCACGATGCTGGCTCCTAAGACCTAAACTCATACTAGCAGATGAACCTGTATCTATGGTCGATGCATCAATCAGAGGAGCTATAATAAAGTTATTCATGAACATGAGAGATGATTATGGTACATCAGTTGTATTCATTACACACGACCTTGGTCTAGCATACTATGTATCTGACAGAATCCTCGTAATGCACAAAGGCAAGATAGTAGATGAAGGAACACCTGACGAGCTACTGAAGAAACCGAAACATGAGTACACAATTAACTTGATATCAAGTGTACCAACTCTATACAGAAAGTGGAGCCTGTAA
- a CDS encoding ABC transporter permease: MGRGNTIKQKSLVKILTGPMTIYIVYKMAMFIVVYILALMLVFILPRVIPANPFAGLLQRIISAYIWNPELIPEVYQQVLEYFPFDKPVYEQFMIFLLGAFRGDFGVSIAFFPMRVTDIIMMALPWTLALMIPSTLVSWIVGNILGGYAGYKRGSMFERTMVGYSFIVSYVPQYWLGMLLLFGFAYAVRLFPAYGGISAGITPSPTLTFIVDFLWHYTLPFLAIFIISMARWMSSMRIIISAELGSDYIHYSESLGAKDSIVYGYAFKNSLLPQVTGLALSIGAAISGQALVEAVFSYPGMGYYLQQAIGQIDYPLIQGIFVITIAVTYLANFLVDFIYMLIDPRIRIGGG; this comes from the coding sequence TTGGGTAGAGGAAACACTATTAAGCAGAAGTCTCTAGTAAAAATATTAACAGGTCCGATGACCATATACATAGTGTACAAAATGGCAATGTTCATTGTTGTATACATATTAGCACTTATGTTAGTATTCATACTGCCTAGGGTAATACCCGCAAATCCTTTTGCCGGGTTACTTCAAAGGATCATATCAGCATACATATGGAATCCCGAACTTATTCCTGAGGTGTATCAACAAGTTCTAGAGTATTTCCCATTTGATAAACCTGTGTATGAACAATTCATGATATTCTTGCTGGGCGCATTTAGAGGCGACTTTGGAGTATCTATAGCATTTTTCCCGATGAGGGTTACCGATATCATAATGATGGCTCTACCATGGACACTAGCTCTTATGATACCTTCAACATTAGTGTCATGGATCGTAGGCAACATACTGGGTGGATATGCAGGCTACAAAAGAGGTTCTATGTTCGAGAGAACAATGGTTGGATATTCCTTTATAGTATCTTATGTACCTCAATACTGGCTAGGCATGTTGCTACTGTTCGGATTTGCTTATGCCGTTAGATTGTTTCCAGCATATGGAGGCATATCTGCAGGTATTACGCCCTCGCCTACGTTGACATTTATTGTAGACTTCCTATGGCATTACACGTTACCGTTTCTAGCGATATTCATAATCAGTATGGCTAGATGGATGAGTAGCATGAGGATAATTATCTCAGCTGAACTAGGATCAGATTACATACACTATAGCGAGAGTTTGGGGGCAAAGGATAGTATAGTATATGGATATGCATTTAAAAATTCACTTCTACCCCAAGTAACAGGTCTAGCCTTATCTATTGGAGCAGCTATATCTGGACAAGCACTTGTAGAAGCAGTATTTTCATATCCAGGTATGGGTTACTATCTACAGCAAGCAATAGGGCAAATAGATTATCCACTGATTCAAGGAATATTCGTTATAACAATAGCTGTAACATATCTAGCCAATTTCTTGGTGGACTTCATATACATGTTAATAGACCCTAGAATAAGAATTGGGGGTGGATAA
- the rpsJ gene encoding 30S ribosomal protein S10 has protein sequence MSTTIRIRLWSSNVDNLNYVVSQIVDIAKSAGVKLKGPIPLPTKRLAIPIPRLPHGEGTKVWDKWEMRIHKRIIDIEANEYVIRQIMRVRVPENVYIEIEIKRK, from the coding sequence ATGTCAACAACGATAAGGATCAGACTCTGGAGTTCAAATGTAGATAACCTAAATTATGTTGTATCACAGATAGTCGATATAGCAAAAAGCGCTGGCGTGAAACTAAAAGGTCCCATACCATTACCGACAAAAAGATTAGCAATACCAATACCAAGACTACCACATGGAGAAGGCACAAAAGTTTGGGACAAATGGGAAATGAGAATACATAAACGCATAATAGATATAGAGGCAAATGAGTACGTAATAAGACAAATCATGAGAGTCAGAGTACCAGAAAATGTCTATATAGAGATTGAAATCAAAAGAAAATAA
- a CDS encoding extracellular solute-binding protein yields MKKETVIAISIIVVLVGSLLYILFTIQTPVTLPTVKPKGNFTLMIATTWSQWHIDDFKQWMFYVSGQGLGGVLVKAPATQELGIKTLEFIRENDLTRWVELARSGNISGFTALPMARYNATWLCEQGAFKPIEDPTILELAKKLPAVFKDYTSDGKLCWIATDFVTVNNWFINAKAAEELGVPVPSSWEELLDPKYASVLLNNGYIAVIGGVDRDPIRAAFHVLLQKYGWNKGWVYITYLAGTSYLARSLPEARDDVIYQYEKVILTILDLERALLGLPYSKDLRLVFPKEATAIRVSPIGIAKAANEDATEGMYRLIRYLLSEGQNEIYMKRWQSVFPVLPTNHTSTYIVYQEPATKNVYLEFNEKIMVDLQEATDVYTEVLFKDSDVHKLLRNIIKFLAEKYQKGEIDLNKYYEFLGRVGEPVEFTNPLTNTKTRFSMDVSSQLAEALKTGSLQKHALYAAFKEALLAKLQQIALELGAQL; encoded by the coding sequence ATGAAGAAAGAAACTGTGATAGCAATATCAATAATAGTGGTTCTTGTCGGCTCTCTTCTATACATACTTTTCACGATACAGACGCCCGTCACATTACCTACAGTTAAACCCAAAGGCAATTTCACTCTCATGATAGCAACTACATGGAGTCAGTGGCATATAGATGATTTCAAGCAATGGATGTTTTATGTAAGTGGTCAAGGACTTGGAGGAGTTCTAGTTAAAGCTCCCGCAACTCAAGAATTAGGAATAAAGACCTTAGAATTTATCCGTGAGAATGATCTGACAAGATGGGTTGAATTAGCTAGAAGCGGTAACATATCTGGTTTTACGGCACTACCTATGGCTCGATATAATGCTACATGGCTATGTGAACAAGGAGCATTTAAACCAATTGAAGATCCCACAATTCTTGAGCTTGCAAAAAAACTACCTGCAGTATTCAAGGACTATACATCGGATGGTAAGCTATGTTGGATTGCAACGGATTTTGTAACAGTAAACAACTGGTTTATTAATGCTAAAGCTGCTGAAGAACTTGGTGTACCAGTTCCTTCATCATGGGAAGAGTTATTAGATCCCAAATATGCTTCTGTTTTACTTAACAATGGTTATATAGCTGTTATAGGTGGAGTTGATAGAGACCCAATAAGGGCAGCATTTCATGTACTTTTACAGAAATATGGCTGGAATAAAGGCTGGGTATATATCACGTATCTCGCAGGCACATCATATTTAGCACGTTCATTACCTGAGGCTAGAGATGATGTTATATACCAGTACGAAAAAGTGATACTAACAATACTAGATCTAGAAAGAGCTTTACTAGGGCTTCCCTATTCCAAGGATCTAAGACTTGTGTTTCCAAAAGAAGCAACAGCAATTAGGGTTTCACCAATAGGTATCGCTAAAGCCGCAAATGAAGATGCTACTGAAGGTATGTACAGACTCATAAGATACCTTTTGAGCGAGGGACAGAATGAAATATATATGAAGAGGTGGCAATCAGTATTTCCGGTACTTCCAACGAATCATACAAGTACATACATAGTATATCAAGAACCGGCTACAAAGAACGTATACTTAGAATTCAATGAAAAGATTATGGTTGATTTACAGGAAGCCACTGATGTATATACTGAAGTATTATTCAAAGATAGCGATGTACACAAACTCTTACGGAATATAATAAAGTTCTTAGCCGAAAAATACCAGAAAGGTGAAATAGATTTAAACAAATATTACGAGTTTCTAGGTAGGGTAGGAGAACCAGTTGAATTCACAAATCCATTAACAAATACTAAGACGAGATTTTCAATGGATGTATCTAGTCAACTCGCAGAAGCACTAAAAACAGGTTCTTTACAAAAACATGCATTATATGCTGCATTCAAAGAAGCATTGCTTGCTAAGCTCCAGCAGATAGCATTAGAACTTGGTGCACAGCTGTAA
- a CDS encoding 30S ribosomal protein S12, with translation MPGSKAPLGIYSARKLVAKRKKFRWSQRDYRIRILKLKEKYNPLEGAPMARGIVLEKVGVEARQPNAGVRKCVRVQIVKNSKVVTAFVPYDGGLNFIDEHDEVLIVGIGGSRGKSMGDIPGVKFKVIAVNGVALTELLKGKKQKPLR, from the coding sequence ATGCCTGGAAGTAAAGCACCTCTTGGCATATATTCGGCTAGAAAGCTTGTGGCCAAGAGAAAGAAGTTCAGGTGGAGTCAAAGAGATTACAGAATCAGGATACTGAAACTTAAAGAGAAATATAATCCTTTGGAGGGGGCTCCGATGGCTAGAGGAATAGTTCTAGAAAAAGTTGGTGTTGAAGCTAGACAACCAAACGCAGGTGTTAGAAAGTGTGTACGTGTTCAAATAGTTAAGAATAGTAAGGTTGTTACAGCTTTTGTGCCATACGATGGAGGACTAAATTTCATTGATGAGCATGACGAAGTATTGATAGTTGGTATAGGTGGAAGCAGAGGAAAATCAATGGGTGATATACCGGGTGTCAAGTTCAAGGTTATAGCAGTTAATGGTGTAGCTTTAACAGAGTTACTAAAGGGCAAAAAGCAGAAGCCTTTGAGGTAA
- a CDS encoding ABC transporter ATP-binding protein — translation MNSKLLLELDHVKAYYRQVIGPRVRIIRAVDDVSLKIYEREVVGVVGESGCGKSTMANVIMMNIRPPLRFVEGSVKLYTPKGAISLERLGKDEVKNRIWGREIAIVPQSALNALMPTLKIKRIVYDVLRSHISDIDMDKVVELTLRRFKELGLPERAVDMYPFELSGGMRQRAVIAISTLLNPRILLVDEPTSALDVVTQKMVLKTFKDVFEKEIIKTIVFISHDIATVRQIANRMIVMYAGKIVEDSPTEDIVSKPLHPYSEGLIGSVLTPEEEVRRRGLRYIPGQPPDLANPPPGCRFHPRCPFAMDVCRREEPPLIAIDSNRYVSCWLYMKR, via the coding sequence TTGAATTCAAAACTCTTACTAGAATTGGATCATGTAAAGGCCTACTATAGACAAGTTATAGGTCCTCGTGTAAGAATCATTAGGGCTGTTGATGATGTTTCTTTAAAGATTTATGAAAGAGAGGTTGTAGGTGTTGTTGGTGAATCGGGTTGTGGTAAGTCTACGATGGCCAACGTGATAATGATGAATATCAGACCTCCGCTAAGATTTGTAGAAGGTTCTGTAAAACTCTATACACCCAAAGGTGCCATAAGTCTAGAAAGGCTTGGCAAGGATGAGGTAAAGAATAGGATATGGGGACGCGAAATAGCTATAGTTCCTCAATCGGCTTTAAATGCACTCATGCCTACGCTAAAGATTAAGCGTATTGTCTATGATGTTCTCAGAAGTCATATATCTGATATAGATATGGACAAGGTTGTGGAACTTACATTGAGAAGATTTAAAGAGTTGGGTCTTCCTGAACGTGCTGTAGATATGTACCCGTTTGAGCTTTCTGGAGGTATGAGGCAAAGAGCTGTTATAGCTATATCAACGCTTCTGAATCCAAGAATTCTGCTAGTCGATGAGCCTACTTCAGCATTAGATGTAGTTACACAGAAAATGGTCTTAAAGACATTCAAAGATGTGTTTGAGAAAGAGATCATAAAGACCATAGTATTTATTTCACACGATATTGCTACAGTGAGACAGATAGCTAATAGAATGATTGTTATGTATGCTGGAAAAATAGTTGAGGACAGTCCCACGGAAGATATAGTTTCTAAGCCTTTACATCCCTATTCTGAAGGATTGATAGGCTCTGTTTTAACTCCAGAAGAAGAAGTAAGGAGAAGAGGTCTTAGGTATATTCCGGGCCAACCTCCAGATCTAGCTAATCCACCACCTGGCTGTAGATTCCATCCCAGGTGCCCATTTGCTATGGATGTATGTAGAAGAGAGGAGCCACCTCTAATAGCTATTGATTCCAACAGGTATGTTTCGTGTTGGTTATATATGAAGAGGTGA
- the tuf gene encoding translation elongation factor EF-1 subunit alpha, producing the protein MSSKPHLNLVIIGHVDHGKSTLVGRLLVEAGAVDEKTWKEVVESAIKAGKESEKYAWLLDRLKEERERGLTISLAYRKFETNNIYYTIIDAPGHRDFIKNMITGASQADVAVLAVSAKKGEFEAGMSPEGQTREHILLAKTMGIDNLIIAITKMDTTEPPYSEKRFIEIIEILTKFLKAVGYRLDTITVVPTAAWVGDGVTKYSQNMPWWNQQKIEELKKKYGLNGSLTLYEALDNVKPPPKPIDKPLRIPISEVFTISGVGTVPVGRVETGVLKVGDRVIFMPPNVVGEVRTIEMHHQRIEQALPGDNIGFNVRGISKEQVKRGDVVGHATNPPTVVEEFTARVMVVWHPSAIAPGYTPVIHAHTASIACRVTEIVAKLDPRTGQVMEKNPPFIKQGDIAIVRFKPIKPMVIEKYSEFPQLGRFALRDMGKTIGIGIVMDIKPAKSG; encoded by the coding sequence ATGAGCTCGAAACCACATTTAAATCTTGTAATCATAGGACATGTAGATCATGGTAAAAGTACGTTAGTAGGACGCCTACTAGTTGAAGCAGGTGCTGTAGACGAGAAAACATGGAAAGAAGTGGTAGAGTCAGCTATTAAGGCTGGCAAAGAGAGTGAGAAATATGCTTGGCTTCTTGATAGACTTAAGGAGGAGAGAGAACGTGGTTTAACGATATCTTTGGCCTATAGAAAGTTTGAGACAAACAATATATACTATACAATAATTGATGCACCAGGTCACAGAGACTTTATCAAGAACATGATTACTGGTGCTAGTCAAGCAGATGTAGCTGTACTAGCAGTATCGGCTAAGAAAGGCGAATTCGAGGCTGGTATGAGTCCCGAAGGTCAGACAAGAGAACACATACTTCTCGCTAAAACTATGGGTATAGATAACCTAATCATAGCTATAACGAAGATGGATACCACAGAGCCACCTTATTCAGAAAAAAGATTTATTGAAATAATAGAGATATTGACAAAATTCCTTAAAGCTGTCGGATATAGACTTGATACCATAACAGTAGTACCTACAGCTGCTTGGGTAGGAGATGGTGTTACGAAGTACTCTCAGAATATGCCTTGGTGGAATCAGCAGAAAATAGAGGAATTAAAGAAGAAATATGGTTTAAATGGTAGTTTGACACTATATGAAGCACTTGATAATGTGAAGCCTCCACCAAAACCGATAGATAAACCATTGAGGATACCCATATCTGAGGTATTCACTATATCTGGTGTAGGTACTGTACCTGTTGGAAGAGTTGAAACAGGTGTACTAAAGGTAGGCGATAGGGTCATATTCATGCCTCCTAATGTGGTTGGCGAAGTGAGGACTATCGAGATGCATCACCAGAGAATAGAACAAGCACTACCTGGCGACAATATAGGTTTCAACGTCAGAGGTATATCTAAAGAGCAAGTCAAAAGAGGAGATGTGGTTGGACATGCCACAAATCCACCTACTGTTGTAGAAGAATTCACAGCTAGAGTTATGGTTGTTTGGCATCCATCTGCTATAGCCCCAGGCTATACACCAGTTATACATGCACATACAGCTAGTATTGCATGTAGAGTAACCGAGATAGTGGCGAAACTGGATCCAAGGACAGGCCAGGTAATGGAAAAGAATCCACCGTTCATCAAGCAGGGAGATATAGCTATAGTTAGATTCAAACCCATAAAACCCATGGTTATAGAGAAGTATAGCGAATTTCCACAACTAGGGAGATTTGCTTTAAGAGATATGGGTAAGACAATTGGTATAGGAATAGTCATGGATATCAAACCTGCAAAATCTGGATAA